The stretch of DNA TCCCAGTGGGCCATGTAGATGACTGTTTCATCCGGATATTGTGAGCCTTCGATATACCCTATCACATTGTTGCAGTCGGCGAAACTGAATTCATTGTTAAACGAGGCAGATGCCGTAAGTCCCATAGAACTTGCACGGAAGCCTTTTTGGTGCGCAGCCTCAAAGGCCTCATCAAGGTCCATGCCCGCCATTTCAAAAATCTTTCTTGCCGGGTCGAGGTGTATCCAGCCTTCTGCAAGCAGGCGCTGGGTCTCTCCCTGCGAGGCAACACCGTACTGGGTGCCGGACCAGGAGTTTCTTACCACATCCCAGCCGTAGCTTGCAGGCTCGGTCTGGTGAATGATCAGTGCTGCTGCCGCACCCTGGCGTGCAGCCTCCTCAAATTTGTAGGTCCACCGCCCGTAGTAGGTCATCGCCCTGCCGGTGAACATGGTATCGTCGCCGGTGGCGAACCCCGGGTCGTTGACCAGCACAACGACTGTTTTGCCCTCCACATCAAGTCCCTCATAATCGTTCCATCCGTATTCCGGCGCCACTATTCCGTAGCCGGCGAAAACAAGTTCGCTCTCATCGATAGAGACCGATTCCTGCAGCCTGTATGTACCTATGACCATGTCATCAAGGTATTGCAGTTCTATCTCTTCGCCACGTCCCGATACCCTTAGCGGCGTAAAGTCCGATCCGGTCACCTCCATCAGGGGCACCGGCTGCAGGTAAGAATCGCCGTTGGCAGGTTTAAGTCCGATCTCCGTAAATCTCGATTTAATATATTCCATGGCCCTGATACCTCCGGGTGATGCCGGGGCGCGACCCTCAAACTCATCGGAAGACAAAATCTCAATGTCGCGTTCTATGTTCCGGCCGAAAGGTTCAATAGCGGTTTCGGGAGATGTGCAGGCGACTGCAAGCAAAACAAGTAATGCCGGCAGATAAACTCTCAGTAAAGGGATATTTTTATAAAGCATGGGTTATGATTTAAGTTGAAACAAACTGATTAAGTAACGGGACGGGTCATTAGGAAAATACTAATCCAGGCGGCCCCGTATCATTTAAATCGTAAAGATAACCATAAAACTGAAAAAGCTTTCCGTGTAAAACCACATGGAAAGCTTTTGGTGTTGATTTAAATCCTCCTCGCGAGGCTGCGCCTCTGCTTCTATAACCGGTCTCCTTCGTGATGCCGGTATTATTCCCGGATCAATCCATCGCCACAGTGTTGTTGTCGTTTTTGGTTAAACAACCCAATTTGTTCGGATTGCCATGGTTGCCGGGGTTTCTGATTCAGCAACCCACGTTTCCATTAGGGGTCATTTGCCGGCAGGTCCTGGTCTATTCCTCATGCTCACCCCTCATGCTCATGATATCCCTGTCGAACATATAGAGCGGGCCGTCACCAAGCATATTAAGTTTGTCGAGGATGTTATTGGCTGAAGCCTCCTCTTCGATCTGTTCGGTAACGAACCACTGGATCCAGTTATGTGTTGTGTAATCCTTTTCCTGTTCGCATACCTCTACGATATCGTTGATCAGTTTTGATACATACTGCTCATGTTCAAACACCTGCTCAAACATTGCCTTTACCGATTTGAACTCCCCGGGGGGCTGCTCAAAAGCGGGAATTATTGCTTTCCCTCCGCGTTCGTTAATATAGCCGATAAGCTTCAGCATGTGCTCCCGCTCTTCTTCGGCCTGCGCGTGCATCCAGTTCGCAATACCTTCATAACCCTTTGTTTCGGCCCATGAGGCCATTGCAAGGTATAGATTTGAGGAATATCCCTCTTTCTCAACCTGCACATTCATTATCTGTTCAACTTTTTTGTTTAGCATACTCTGTTTTATGTTTAATTATTGATTTATAATTGATTGCTGCTTAAAACCTGACATTCAGTTAATACTGCGGGCGGTTTTACAATTACGTATATTCCTCCATCTTATTAAACAAATAAGATGCCCTGAAAGTTCATTCAAAAGATGGCCGGATATATCGAATGCAATCTGATGAGTTCTTTGCCCCGGGATAGTTTGTAAAAGGTGCCGGCCAATACCATAAGGCTGGGGCTGAAATTATACCATCACACAAAACTTTGCAGTCAGTCCATATGACCTATTATTTCAGTAGCAAAACCGGAGCAGGATACCTCTTTCGGGCCGGTCATCTGCCGTGCAAAGTCATAGGTAACGGTCTTACTGAGAATTGCCCGTTTCAGTCCCCGCACCACCATTTCGGCAGCTTCATGCCACCCAATGTATTGAAACATCATCACTCCCGAGAGTATAACCGATCCGGGATTTACCTTGTCAAGTCCCGCATATTTGGGGGCCGTGCCGTGTGTCGCCTCGAATATTGCATGTCCGGTTTCGTAGTTGATATTGGCCCCGGGGGCAATACCAATGCCACCCACGATTGCTGCCAGCGCATCGGAAATGTAGTCGCCGTTCAGGTTCATGGTGGCTATAACCGAATAGTCGGCGGGCCTTGTGAGTATCTGTTGCAGGAAGGCGTCGGCTATCACATCTTTTATGATTATTTTACCGGCCTTCTCCGCCTCATCCTGCGCTTTGTTTGCCGCCTCCTTTCCGCCCTTTGCAGCGATTTCGTCATACTGCTTCCATGTGAACACCTTACCGGCAAACTCCTTTTCGGCAAGCTCGTATCCCCACTGTTTGAACTGCCCCTCTGTGAACTTCATGATATTGCCCTTGTGGACCAGAGTTACGGAGTCCCTCTTTTCCGCGATGGCGTAGTTGATGGCAGCACGGACCAGCCTTTCGGTGCCCTGGCGGGAGACAGGCTTGACACCTATGGAGGATGTTTCGGGGAACCGGATACTTTTGACGTTCATTTCCCCGGTAAGGAAATCAATAATCTTTTTGTTCTCTTCGGTGCCAGCCATCCATTCGATGCCGGCATAAATATCTTCGGAGTTTTCGCGGAAGATGACCATATCGGTAGTCGTAGGGTCTTTTACAGGCGAGGGCACTCCCTCGTAATATTTCACCGGCCTGAGGCAGGTGTACAGGTCGAGTATCTGCCTGAGAGCCACGTTAAGTGACCTGATGCCGCCTCCCACGGGTGTGGTCAGGGGGCCCTTTATCGCGACCAGGTATTCGGATATGGTGTCGAGGGTCTCCTGCGGGAGCCATTCGCCTGTGGCTTTGTATGATTTCTCGCCGGCCAGGACCTCTTTCCAGGCTATCTTTCTTTTAACGTTGTATGCCTTTTCAACCGCCGCATCGAAGACCCGGACCGAAGCAGCCCATATATCGGGCCCTGTTCCGTCGCCTTCGATAAAGGGGATCACGGGCATATCGGGCACCACCAGACTTCCGTTTTCAATTCTTATCTTTTCGCTTTGCATAGTGATTGAGTTAATTTTTTGTAACAGAGTTTATTATTCAGTAACTGCGCCAGCATTGCCTATTCGAAGTCAAGATTAAACTTTTGCCTGAGCAATGCCAGATCGGGGTTTTTTTTGACCATGTGCCCGAACTTGTCTTCGGGCAAGTAGAGCCTGCTCCCCTGCAGCTCTTCGTTGATTATAACCTTCAGTTCTATATTTTTGTTCAATTCACGCCTTAGGTGTTTAATCAGGTCGGGGATTATCTTGTTAAGTGCCTCCTCCTGCAGGGGATTACTGATCTCGAATTCTATGGAGTTGCGTCCGGTAATCGCCGGTTTGTTGGCAAGGAGTGTGTTATACAGCCTCGGGTGCCTGTTCCTGATCTGGTTGGCAAATTTTTTCCACTGCTCGGTCAGTTCCTTCTCGGTAAAATCGTCGCCATCGTCGGTATCGGACTGGTCTTCTTCGTCATCGGCAACTAAACCGGGTATCTCTTCTTCCTGTTCATCAGCCGGGGCAGTAACCCCACCCCTCAGGACATCTTTAATTGATGTAGTTCCGTTGGCATTGCCCGGGCCGTTAGCCGGTGTTTGAGTGGAACCGATACCTGGCACCCCGCCCTTCTCTGTTTGAGTGGAACCGATACCTGGCACCTCGCCCTTCTCTGCCTGTTCGGTGTTCGGCAGGGATGTGGCGGTAGGGGGAGCATGCGGATTGGCGGGGGGTGCGCCTTGTGCCTCTTGGTCTTTTATATCCGGTGTTGCGGTTGCAGCGGTTGCGGCAGGTTTTTTTGCTGCCTTTTCGGCAGATACTTCCTTTTGGGCAGATACTTCCTTTTCGGCAGATAATTCCTTTTCAGCGGGCACTCCCTTTTCGGTAGATACTTCCTTTTCGGCGGGCACTCCCTTTTCGGTGGGTACTTCACTGCCGGCAGATGCTTCCTTTTCGGCGGACTTTCCCCTTTTCAGGTTGTCTGTGCCGGGTTCAGATTTTTTTTTTTCGGCTGCCTTGAGGCTGCAAAGCTTGATAAGGCAAAGCTCAACATGCAGTCGCTGATTCTTGCTCGACCTGAAAGACACATCGTACTGGTTGGTGATATCAAGAGCCCGGACAAGCAGTACCGGGGGGCATTTTGCGGACTGCTCCCTGTATTTTTCACGAATTGATGCGCCCACCTCAAGAAGTTGCAGGGTGACCTGGTCCTGGCAGACCAGGAGGTCGCGGAAGTGCCTGCTCAGACCGTTCACGAAATTGTGGCCGTCGAAGCCCTTGTCCAGCACTTCGTTGAATATCATCAGTGCTGCCGGGATATCTGCGGCAAGGATTGCTTCTGTGAGCCTGAAATAGTAATCGTAATCAAGTACATTGAGGTTACTCAACACATTGCTATAGGTGATCTTCCCTTCTGAAAAGCCGGCTATCTGGTCGAAGATAGAGAGTGCGTCGCGCATTGCGCCATCAGCTTTTTGTGAGATTACATTAAGTGCCTCCGTTTCGGCCACAATATTTTCGGCAGAGGCTATAGCTTCAAGGTGTACGACAATATCCTCCACCCTGATACGGTTAAAGTCGAAAATCTGGCACCTGGAGAGGATCGTAGGCAGTATCTTGTGCTTTTCTGTTGTTGCCAGTATGAATATTGCATGCGGAGGAGGCTCTTCAAGTGTTTTCAGGAAGGCATTGAAGGCCTGGGATGAAAGCATATGCACCTCGTCGATGATATAGATGCTGTACTTGCCCACCTGGGGTGGAATTCTGACTTGTTCAATCAGGGTCCTTATGTCGTCTACCGAGTTATTCGAAGCTGCATCCAGCTCGTGTATATTGAAAGAGCGTGATGAGTTAAAGGCGAGACAGGATTCGCATTTATTGCAGGCCTCTATATCCGGTGTCAGGTCTGGGCAGTTGATGGTCTTTGCAAAGATTCTGGCACACGTTGTCTTGCCGACACCACGTGGACCGCAGAACAGATAGGCATGTGCAAGCTGCCTGCTCTTGATGGCATTCTTCAGGGTTGTTGTAATGGATGGCTGTCCGATGACGGTTTGAAACGTTTCGGGCCTGTATTTGCGTGCTGATACGATATAGTTTTCCATCGGGTACCTGAAGATGCCGGTCGGTGACAAAGATAAAAAATAAAGGAAGCTTTTTCCGGCAGCAGATAACCAATGTTGTGAAAAATTATCAACAGTACCCGCATCACGCTATTTCCTTAACCTGTCAGCCGGAACAACCAGGCCTGGTAACCATTATTTATTACCCGGGCAGCCAGAATATCCGCTCTGGCAACCATGATTCGTTATCCTGTCAGCCGTTCTTTGTTATTTTGTCAGCCTCGATTCATTATCCGCGCACCAGTAATCCTGTTAGTCTCCCGCAGCAACCGTAGCTTCCAGTATCTCAAGAATTTGCCCCTCCTTTGAAACTATTACACCGTTTTCCATCTTGAGCAGTACCTTTCCCAGCAAAACCGGGTGCCGGTCAGACACAATATGCGGATTACCCCCGGCGTGGACAATCAGCACGGAGTTAACCATCTCACCCCCTTCAAGAAGGTCATGCGAATGACCGCCGACAATGAGATCGAACTGGGGGAATGCCTCTGCTACCTCCCTGTCCCTTCTAAGTCCGATATGCGTCAGGGCAACCAGTATATCGGCTGAATTTCTGAGCGGGATGTAATTGGTAACCGTTTCGAGAACATCATTTTCAACAATGCCATCCTTGTTCCCGCTCACTGTTGTCAGTCCCATAACAACCATATCTCTCCATGTCGTGGTTTTGAGTTTTGCATAACCGTCAAGCGGCGGAAACGCATCAGTGTGCACTTCAACATTTGCGCCTATGAGCGGAAAATCAGCCATATCCAGTGCCTGCCTGGTATAAGGTTCCCTGTAGTCAAACTCATGGTTTCCGGGTGTCATCAGATCATAACCCAGTTCATTCATCGAATTGATCATGAATGCCGATCTCTCGCCGAACCATCCAGAATCCCTCATCAGGCGGCCGTTGACGATCCACCTCAGCGGGTGCCTTACAAAAACGTCTCCTGCACTGAACAGGAACACATCGTCGTAGCTGCCCCTTACCTCTTCCAGCTTAGCCTTCAGTTCATCATGTTTATTGTGGGTAAAATGCTGGTCATTGGTGTGAAGAATTACGACCTTTTCGGTAACCGGGTAGCTGATATTTTTTTCTGCAGCCGGCGTCTCCTCCGGAAACCACACCCTTCCTGCACCCTTGTTCCCCTTTATTTTGAGAAGATAGGGAGGCCTTACGGCGGAAATGAACGTAAAATATCCGGTTGAGTCTGTCAGCACTATCTCAG from Marinilabiliales bacterium encodes:
- a CDS encoding DNA polymerase III subunit gamma/tau; this translates as MENYIVSARKYRPETFQTVIGQPSITTTLKNAIKSRQLAHAYLFCGPRGVGKTTCARIFAKTINCPDLTPDIEACNKCESCLAFNSSRSFNIHELDAASNNSVDDIRTLIEQVRIPPQVGKYSIYIIDEVHMLSSQAFNAFLKTLEEPPPHAIFILATTEKHKILPTILSRCQIFDFNRIRVEDIVVHLEAIASAENIVAETEALNVISQKADGAMRDALSIFDQIAGFSEGKITYSNVLSNLNVLDYDYYFRLTEAILAADIPAALMIFNEVLDKGFDGHNFVNGLSRHFRDLLVCQDQVTLQLLEVGASIREKYREQSAKCPPVLLVRALDITNQYDVSFRSSKNQRLHVELCLIKLCSLKAAEKKKSEPGTDNLKRGKSAEKEASAGSEVPTEKGVPAEKEVSTEKGVPAEKELSAEKEVSAQKEVSAEKAAKKPAATAATATPDIKDQEAQGAPPANPHAPPTATSLPNTEQAEKGEVPGIGSTQTEKGGVPGIGSTQTPANGPGNANGTTSIKDVLRGGVTAPADEQEEEIPGLVADDEEDQSDTDDGDDFTEKELTEQWKKFANQIRNRHPRLYNTLLANKPAITGRNSIEFEISNPLQEEALNKIIPDLIKHLRRELNKNIELKVIINEELQGSRLYLPEDKFGHMVKKNPDLALLRQKFNLDFE
- a CDS encoding ferritin, with translation MLNKKVEQIMNVQVEKEGYSSNLYLAMASWAETKGYEGIANWMHAQAEEEREHMLKLIGYINERGGKAIIPAFEQPPGEFKSVKAMFEQVFEHEQYVSKLINDIVEVCEQEKDYTTHNWIQWFVTEQIEEEASANNILDKLNMLGDGPLYMFDRDIMSMRGEHEE
- a CDS encoding NADP-dependent isocitrate dehydrogenase, which encodes MQSEKIRIENGSLVVPDMPVIPFIEGDGTGPDIWAASVRVFDAAVEKAYNVKRKIAWKEVLAGEKSYKATGEWLPQETLDTISEYLVAIKGPLTTPVGGGIRSLNVALRQILDLYTCLRPVKYYEGVPSPVKDPTTTDMVIFRENSEDIYAGIEWMAGTEENKKIIDFLTGEMNVKSIRFPETSSIGVKPVSRQGTERLVRAAINYAIAEKRDSVTLVHKGNIMKFTEGQFKQWGYELAEKEFAGKVFTWKQYDEIAAKGGKEAANKAQDEAEKAGKIIIKDVIADAFLQQILTRPADYSVIATMNLNGDYISDALAAIVGGIGIAPGANINYETGHAIFEATHGTAPKYAGLDKVNPGSVILSGVMMFQYIGWHEAAEMVVRGLKRAILSKTVTYDFARQMTGPKEVSCSGFATEIIGHMD
- a CDS encoding M20/M25/M40 family metallo-hydrolase; this encodes MLYKNIPLLRVYLPALLVLLAVACTSPETAIEPFGRNIERDIEILSSDEFEGRAPASPGGIRAMEYIKSRFTEIGLKPANGDSYLQPVPLMEVTGSDFTPLRVSGRGEEIELQYLDDMVIGTYRLQESVSIDESELVFAGYGIVAPEYGWNDYEGLDVEGKTVVVLVNDPGFATGDDTMFTGRAMTYYGRWTYKFEEAARQGAAAALIIHQTEPASYGWDVVRNSWSGTQYGVASQGETQRLLAEGWIHLDPARKIFEMAGMDLDEAFEAAHQKGFRASSMGLTASASFNNEFSFADCNNVIGYIEGSQYPDETVIYMAHWDHLGMVEVDGEVHIYNGAVDNATGVAALMAIAEKFMETGETPERSVVFMAVTAEESGLLGSRYYSENPLFPVATTVAGINMDALNVYGPTRDIVAVGYGFSELDDYMKRHAARQDRVVKPNPYPERGYYYRSDHFNMAKQGVPMIYANGGSDYIGRDEEYAGMVAADYAERYHQPSDVVHDLWDYDGIHQDLWFFYWIGNDLANNDDFPNWQPDSEFRAARDAKAHLRRN